From the Lepus europaeus isolate LE1 chromosome 12, mLepTim1.pri, whole genome shotgun sequence genome, one window contains:
- the ARHGEF39 gene encoding rho guanine nucleotide exchange factor 39 isoform X1 encodes METPGASARCPLQEQRARWERKRACTARELLETERRYQEQLGLVATYFLGILRAKGTLRPPERQALFGPWELIHGASQELLPYLEGGQWGQGLEGFCPHLELYTQFAANAERSRATLQEQLKKNRRFRRFVRLQEGRPEFGGLQLPDLLSLPLQRLQQYENLVVALAENTGPNSPDHQQLTRAARLVSETAQRVHSIGQRQKNDQHLRRVQALLGGRQAKGLTSGRWFLRQGWLLVVPPRGEPRARMFFLFSDALLMAKPRPALHLLHSGTFACRALYPMAQCRLCRVFGHSGGPCGGLLSLSFPHEKLLLMSTDQEELSRWYHSLTLAISSFSPQQPEELEGSYKFRNLGLFRPAQSQRYDVIFSAEQGFFVV; translated from the exons atggAGACCCCTGGTGCCAGCGCGCGGTGCCCGCTGCAAGAGCAGCGTGCCCGCTGGGAGCGGAAACGCGCCTGCACCGCTCGAGAGCTGCTGGAGACCGAGCGGCGCTaccaggagcagctggggctggtggcCACG TACTTCCTGGGGATCCTGAGAGCCAAAGGGACCCTGCGGCCGCCAGAGCGCCAGGCCCTGTTCGGGCCCTGGGAGCTcatccacggcgccagcca AGAGCTGCTTCCGTACCTGGAAGGAGGACAGTGGGGACAGGGCCTGGAGGGCTTCTGCCCCCACCTGGAGCTCTACACCCAATTTGCTGCCAACGCAGAGAGGTCCAGGGCCACCCTGCAG GAGCAACTGAAGAAGAACAGACGGTTCCGGAGGTTTGTGAGGCTTCAGGAAGGGCGCCCCGAGTTTGGGGGCCTTCAGCTCCCAGAcctgctctctctgcccctgcagcGGCTCCAGCA GTATGAGAATCTCGTTGTTGCCCTGGCGGAAAACACAGGTCCCAACAGCCCTGACCACCAACAGCTCACTC GGGCTGCGCGGCTGGTAAGTGAGACTGCCCAGAGAGTCCACAGCATTGGGCAGAGACAGAAGAATGACCAGCACCTCCGGCGTGTTCAGGCCCTGCTCGGCGGGCGCCAGGCAAAGGGCCTCACTTCAG gacGCTGGTTCCTGCGCCAGGGCTGGCTGCTGGTGGTGCCTCCCCGGGGGGAGCCTCGTGCCCGCATGTTCTTCCTCTTCTCCGATGCCCTCCTCATGGCCAAGCCTCGCCCCGCATTGCACCTGCTGCACAGCGGCACCTTTGCCTGCAGAGCCCTCTACCCCATGGCCCAGTGTCGACTCTGCAGGGTCTTCGGCCACTCAGGAGGCCCTTGTGGTGGACTGCTCAGT TTGTCCTTCCCCCATGAGAAGCTACTGCTCATGTCCACAGACCAGGAGGAGCTGTCACGCTGGTACCACAGTCTGACCTTGGCCATCAG CAGCTTCTCTCCACAGCAGCCAGAAGAACTAGAGGGATCGTACAAATTCCGGAACTTGGGACTCTTCCGGCCAGCTCAGAGCCAGCGGTACGATGTAATCTTCAGCGCTGAACAAGGATTCTTCGTGGTTTGA
- the ARHGEF39 gene encoding rho guanine nucleotide exchange factor 39 isoform X2 produces METPGASARCPLQEQRARWERKRACTARELLETERRYQEQLGLVATYFLGILRAKGTLRPPERQALFGPWELIHGASQELLPYLEGGQWGQGLEGFCPHLELYTQFAANAERSRATLQEQLKKNRRFRRFVRLQEGRPEFGGLQLPDLLSLPLQRLQQYENLVVALAENTGPNSPDHQQLTRAARLVSETAQRVHSIGQRQKNDQHLRRVQALLGGRQAKGLTSGRWFLRQGWLLVVPPRGEPRARMFFLFSDALLMAKPRPALHLLHSGTFACRALYPMAQCRLCRVFGHSGGPCGGLLSLSFPHEKLLLMSTDQEELSRWYHSLTLAISSQKN; encoded by the exons atggAGACCCCTGGTGCCAGCGCGCGGTGCCCGCTGCAAGAGCAGCGTGCCCGCTGGGAGCGGAAACGCGCCTGCACCGCTCGAGAGCTGCTGGAGACCGAGCGGCGCTaccaggagcagctggggctggtggcCACG TACTTCCTGGGGATCCTGAGAGCCAAAGGGACCCTGCGGCCGCCAGAGCGCCAGGCCCTGTTCGGGCCCTGGGAGCTcatccacggcgccagcca AGAGCTGCTTCCGTACCTGGAAGGAGGACAGTGGGGACAGGGCCTGGAGGGCTTCTGCCCCCACCTGGAGCTCTACACCCAATTTGCTGCCAACGCAGAGAGGTCCAGGGCCACCCTGCAG GAGCAACTGAAGAAGAACAGACGGTTCCGGAGGTTTGTGAGGCTTCAGGAAGGGCGCCCCGAGTTTGGGGGCCTTCAGCTCCCAGAcctgctctctctgcccctgcagcGGCTCCAGCA GTATGAGAATCTCGTTGTTGCCCTGGCGGAAAACACAGGTCCCAACAGCCCTGACCACCAACAGCTCACTC GGGCTGCGCGGCTGGTAAGTGAGACTGCCCAGAGAGTCCACAGCATTGGGCAGAGACAGAAGAATGACCAGCACCTCCGGCGTGTTCAGGCCCTGCTCGGCGGGCGCCAGGCAAAGGGCCTCACTTCAG gacGCTGGTTCCTGCGCCAGGGCTGGCTGCTGGTGGTGCCTCCCCGGGGGGAGCCTCGTGCCCGCATGTTCTTCCTCTTCTCCGATGCCCTCCTCATGGCCAAGCCTCGCCCCGCATTGCACCTGCTGCACAGCGGCACCTTTGCCTGCAGAGCCCTCTACCCCATGGCCCAGTGTCGACTCTGCAGGGTCTTCGGCCACTCAGGAGGCCCTTGTGGTGGACTGCTCAGT TTGTCCTTCCCCCATGAGAAGCTACTGCTCATGTCCACAGACCAGGAGGAGCTGTCACGCTGGTACCACAGTCTGACCTTGGCCATCAG CAGCCAGAAGAACTAG
- the ARHGEF39 gene encoding rho guanine nucleotide exchange factor 39 isoform X3 translates to METPGASARCPLQEQRARWERKRACTARELLETERRYQEQLGLVATYFLGILRAKGTLRPPERQALFGPWELIHGASQELLPYLEGGQWGQGLEGFCPHLELYTQFAANAERSRATLQEQLKKNRRFRRFVRLQEGRPEFGGLQLPDLLSLPLQRLQQYENLVVALAENTGPNSPDHQQLTRAARLVSETAQRVHSIGQRQKNDQHLRRVQALLGGRQAKGLTSGRWFLRQGWLLVVPPRGEPRARMFFLFSDALLMAKPRPALHLLHSGTFACRALYPMAQCRLCRVFGHSGGPCGGLLSLSFPHEKLLLMSTDQEELSRWYHSLTLAISQKN, encoded by the exons atggAGACCCCTGGTGCCAGCGCGCGGTGCCCGCTGCAAGAGCAGCGTGCCCGCTGGGAGCGGAAACGCGCCTGCACCGCTCGAGAGCTGCTGGAGACCGAGCGGCGCTaccaggagcagctggggctggtggcCACG TACTTCCTGGGGATCCTGAGAGCCAAAGGGACCCTGCGGCCGCCAGAGCGCCAGGCCCTGTTCGGGCCCTGGGAGCTcatccacggcgccagcca AGAGCTGCTTCCGTACCTGGAAGGAGGACAGTGGGGACAGGGCCTGGAGGGCTTCTGCCCCCACCTGGAGCTCTACACCCAATTTGCTGCCAACGCAGAGAGGTCCAGGGCCACCCTGCAG GAGCAACTGAAGAAGAACAGACGGTTCCGGAGGTTTGTGAGGCTTCAGGAAGGGCGCCCCGAGTTTGGGGGCCTTCAGCTCCCAGAcctgctctctctgcccctgcagcGGCTCCAGCA GTATGAGAATCTCGTTGTTGCCCTGGCGGAAAACACAGGTCCCAACAGCCCTGACCACCAACAGCTCACTC GGGCTGCGCGGCTGGTAAGTGAGACTGCCCAGAGAGTCCACAGCATTGGGCAGAGACAGAAGAATGACCAGCACCTCCGGCGTGTTCAGGCCCTGCTCGGCGGGCGCCAGGCAAAGGGCCTCACTTCAG gacGCTGGTTCCTGCGCCAGGGCTGGCTGCTGGTGGTGCCTCCCCGGGGGGAGCCTCGTGCCCGCATGTTCTTCCTCTTCTCCGATGCCCTCCTCATGGCCAAGCCTCGCCCCGCATTGCACCTGCTGCACAGCGGCACCTTTGCCTGCAGAGCCCTCTACCCCATGGCCCAGTGTCGACTCTGCAGGGTCTTCGGCCACTCAGGAGGCCCTTGTGGTGGACTGCTCAGT TTGTCCTTCCCCCATGAGAAGCTACTGCTCATGTCCACAGACCAGGAGGAGCTGTCACGCTGGTACCACAGTCTGACCTTGGCCATCAG CCAGAAGAACTAG
- the CCDC107 gene encoding coiled-coil domain-containing protein 107: MARAVSLPGVLGLLLVSALPGVLGDRPGPDVQAHPGAPARGGSGAAEPRRRPSPKDQRERARAEALPLGLLYTAAVVAFVLYKCLQRKDEAAVLQEEASKKEALQSEQQLAQLTQQLAQTEQHLNHLMAQLDPLFERVTALAGAQQELLSTKLQTFHQLLQENKPDKNKPDKGLLEPGRTRLGEASTLFPEDLYVEDDQEEADSQTWGHPTETWDRATSQEVAHGLRRRSKAAANGPGRGPSREGAPGVC; this comes from the exons ATGGCCCGCGCGGTCTCGCTCCCGGGCGTGCTGGGGTTGCTGCTTGTGTCCGCACTGCCCGGGGTCCTCGGAGATCGCCCCGGCCCCGACGTCCAGGCACACCCAG GGGCTCCCGCGCGCGGCGGCTCGGGGGCCGCGGAACCCCGGCGGCGGCCGTCGCCCAAGGACCAGCGCGAGCGGGCCCGGGCCGAGGCGCTGCCCTTGGGGCTGTTGTACACCGCGGCCGTCGTGGCTTTTGTGTTGTACAAGTGTTTGCAG AGGAAAGACGAGGCTGCAGTTCTGCAGGAAGAGGCCAGCAAGAAGGAAGCATTGCAGTCAG AGCAGCAGCTGGCCCAGCTGACACAGCAGCTGGCCCAGACGGAGCAGCACCTGAATCACCTGATGGCCCAGCTGGACCCCCTTTTTGAGCG TGTGACTGCTCTGGCGGGAGCCCAGCAGGAGCTTCTCAGCACGAAGCTACAGACCTTCCACCAGCTGCTACAGGAGAACAAGCCAGACAAGAACAAGCCAGACAAGGGGCTTCTAGAACCAGGCAGAACCAGGTTGGGAG aggCCAGCACACTCTTTCCTGAGGACTTATATGTGGAAGACGACCAGGAAGAGGCTGACAGTCAGACCTGGGGCCACCCCACAGAGACATGGGACCGAGCTACTTCCCAGGAAGTGGCGCATGGGCTAAGAAGACGCAGCAAGGCTGCGGCCAACGGCCCAGGTCGCGGCCCCAGCCGGGAAGGAGCGCCAGGGGTCTGCTAA
- the SIT1 gene encoding LOW QUALITY PROTEIN: signaling threshold-regulating transmembrane adapter 1 (The sequence of the model RefSeq protein was modified relative to this genomic sequence to represent the inferred CDS: deleted 2 bases in 1 codon) produces the protein MKQADLQLGAVCLWSALTAAVMSGGYNCTDLLAPGIPSINQAWGLWALLGVTALLLFLASLAACLPQWTSGRSRSHGGQGQSGGSMEEVPLYGNLHYLQTGWLTQEPRPDQQDAPPGGPARAAEEPPCYTSLQLRPPQGRVPSPGTPIKYSEVVLDSEPKPQASGPEPELYASVCAQTRRARASFPNQAYANSQPAPS, from the exons ATGAAGCAGGCTGACCTTCAGCTCGGGGCCGTGTGCTTGTGGTCT GCTCTCACCGCGGCAGTCATGAGTGGAGGTTACAACTGCACCGATCTACTAGCACCGG GAATCCCCTCCATAAAccaggcctgggggctctgggccCTCTTAGGGGTCACGGCGCTGCTGCTGTTTCTCGCCTCACTGGCTGCATGCCTGCCCCAGTGGACCAGTGGCCGGAGCAGGAGCCACGGAGGGCAGGGACA ATCAGGAGGGTCCATGGAAGAGGTCCCCTTGTATGGGAACCTGCATTATCTACAGACAG GATGGCTGACTCAAGAACCCAGGCCAGACCAGCAGGATGCACCCCCTGGAGGCCCTGCCAGg GCGGCAGAGGAGCCCCCGTGCTACACCAGCCTGCAGCTGCGGCCTCCTCAGGGCCGGGTCCCCAGCCCCGGGACCCCCATCAAGTACTCGGAGGTGGTGCTGGACTCGGAGCCCAAGCCGCAGGCCTCGGGCCCTGAGCCGGAGCTCTACGCCTCAGTGTGTGCCCAGACCCGCCGGGCCCGGGCGTCCTTTCCCAATCAGGCCTACGCCAACAGCCAGCCGGCGCCCAGCTGA